A part of Lacibacter sp. H407 genomic DNA contains:
- a CDS encoding lipase family protein has product MQYKIFLLAATFFVFTQSPAQLSPGFDKGEYIELMKMSARTSAAENYYSKIAEPQRFKMVYQSPVIGLDNLWDLWSDGKGIATISIRGTTTNSTSWLANFYAAMVPAKGQLQLADNDLFEYELASNPKAAVHVGWLVSTAFLMRDMMPKIDSTYKAGTKSIIIVGHSQGGGIAYLVTSYLYNLQKTGKLPADIRFKTYCSAGPKPGNLYYAYEYEAMTQNGWAYNVVNAADWVPEVPISIQTLNDFNQSNPFIHAQGIIKKQKFPTSLALKYMYNQLSKPPSKAQKRYQKYLGSMTSKTVQKTLPGFVPPAYYASSHYVRTGNMIVLIPDEEYLKLYPESQSADNLFPHHLHPQYLLLAEKLK; this is encoded by the coding sequence ATGCAGTACAAAATTTTCTTATTAGCAGCAACGTTTTTTGTTTTTACACAATCGCCTGCTCAACTATCGCCCGGCTTTGACAAAGGAGAATATATCGAGTTAATGAAAATGTCGGCACGTACTTCTGCCGCTGAGAATTACTACAGTAAAATTGCAGAGCCGCAGCGATTCAAAATGGTTTATCAATCACCCGTTATTGGTTTGGATAATTTATGGGATCTGTGGAGCGATGGAAAAGGGATTGCCACAATCAGCATCCGCGGTACAACTACCAACAGCACGAGTTGGCTGGCGAATTTTTATGCAGCGATGGTTCCTGCCAAAGGTCAGTTGCAATTGGCAGACAATGATTTGTTTGAATACGAACTGGCAAGTAATCCAAAAGCTGCCGTGCATGTGGGATGGTTGGTAAGTACTGCTTTTTTAATGAGGGATATGATGCCGAAAATTGATTCAACTTACAAAGCAGGAACAAAAAGTATCATCATTGTCGGGCACAGCCAGGGCGGTGGAATTGCTTATCTGGTTACATCTTACTTGTACAATCTGCAAAAAACCGGAAAACTTCCGGCCGATATTCGTTTTAAAACATACTGCAGTGCCGGACCAAAACCAGGCAATCTTTATTATGCTTATGAATACGAAGCAATGACGCAAAACGGTTGGGCATACAATGTGGTGAATGCAGCAGACTGGGTGCCTGAAGTGCCGATATCCATTCAAACACTAAACGATTTTAATCAATCAAATCCATTTATACATGCACAAGGAATTATCAAAAAACAAAAATTTCCAACCAGCCTTGCATTAAAATACATGTACAACCAGTTGAGTAAGCCGCCAAGTAAAGCACAAAAAAGGTATCAGAAATATCTTGGCTCAATGACTTCTAAAACTGTACAGAAAACACTGCCGGGTTTTGTTCCTCCTGCTTATTATGCCAGCAGTCATTACGTACGTACTGGAAATATGATCGTGTTGATACCGGACGAAGAATATTTAAAACTATATCCTGAAAGTCAATCAGCTGATAATTTATTTCCACATCATTTGCATCCGCAATACTTGCTGCTTGCTGAAAAATTAAAGTAA
- the miaB gene encoding tRNA (N6-isopentenyl adenosine(37)-C2)-methylthiotransferase MiaB, giving the protein MLDLITDNKVHDESRQGEAYAPFVSDPNQYKKKFYIESYGCAMNFSDSEIVASILNGAGYGATRNTDEADLVLLNTCSIREKAEQTIRKRLTEFRKAKQRKPGLLVGVLGCMAERLKSNLLEEEKLVDMVVGPDAYRTLPGLIEEAKGGHKAVNVLLSRDETYADISPVRLESNGVSAFISIMRGCNNMCSFCVVPFTRGRERSRDANSIVAEAQDLFDRGFREVTLLGQNVDSYHFVDEKSNVTVSFAMLMERVALVSPLLRVRFSTSHPKDITDDVLHTIAKYENICNYIHLPVQSGNTRILQLMNRTYTREWYMKKVDRIREIIPDCGLSSDIITGFCSETEEEHQDTLSMMEYSQYDYGYMYFYSERPGTLAAKRYKDDIPEDVKKRRLQEIVDKQYYLSLHSNQRDVGQTYKVLIEGDSKKDANSWMGRNSQNKVIVFPKENYELKKGDYVMVKVNSCTKGTLLGTIANQ; this is encoded by the coding sequence ATGCTGGATTTGATAACCGATAACAAAGTGCATGACGAAAGCAGACAAGGGGAAGCGTATGCTCCCTTCGTAAGCGATCCGAATCAATATAAAAAGAAGTTTTACATTGAAAGTTATGGCTGTGCAATGAATTTCAGCGATAGTGAGATCGTAGCCAGCATTCTCAACGGAGCCGGTTACGGGGCCACCCGCAATACCGACGAGGCCGACCTGGTGTTATTGAACACCTGCTCCATTCGTGAAAAAGCAGAACAAACTATCCGTAAACGATTGACCGAATTCAGAAAAGCTAAGCAACGCAAGCCGGGCTTGTTGGTTGGTGTACTGGGCTGCATGGCCGAGCGCTTAAAATCGAATTTGCTGGAAGAAGAAAAACTGGTGGATATGGTGGTGGGCCCAGATGCTTACCGCACATTGCCTGGGTTGATCGAAGAAGCGAAAGGCGGACATAAAGCAGTGAATGTGTTGTTGAGTCGTGACGAAACCTATGCAGATATTTCGCCCGTTCGTTTGGAAAGCAATGGGGTGAGTGCGTTTATCTCCATCATGCGTGGTTGCAATAATATGTGCAGTTTCTGTGTGGTGCCGTTTACACGTGGTCGTGAGCGTAGCCGTGATGCCAATTCAATTGTTGCCGAAGCGCAGGATCTGTTCGATCGTGGTTTCCGTGAAGTAACACTGCTCGGCCAGAATGTAGACAGCTATCATTTTGTGGATGAAAAGAGTAATGTAACGGTTTCGTTCGCCATGTTAATGGAACGGGTGGCATTGGTGTCGCCATTACTTCGTGTACGTTTTTCTACATCGCATCCAAAAGATATTACCGATGATGTGTTGCATACAATAGCGAAGTATGAAAACATCTGCAATTATATTCACCTTCCGGTGCAAAGTGGTAACACACGTATTCTGCAGTTAATGAACCGTACCTACACCCGTGAGTGGTACATGAAGAAAGTAGATCGCATTCGTGAAATCATTCCTGATTGCGGATTGAGTTCTGATATCATCACAGGCTTCTGTTCTGAAACGGAAGAGGAACACCAGGATACATTGAGTATGATGGAATACAGCCAATACGATTATGGCTATATGTACTTCTACAGCGAACGTCCGGGTACACTGGCAGCGAAACGCTACAAAGATGATATTCCGGAAGATGTGAAGAAAAGACGATTGCAGGAGATTGTAGATAAACAATACTATTTATCGCTGCATAGTAATCAACGTGATGTTGGTCAAACTTACAAAGTGTTGATTGAAGGCGATAGTAAAAAAGATGCGAATAGTTGGATGGGTCGCAATTCACAAAATAAAGTGATTGTATTCCCCAAAGAAAACTATGAACTGAAGAAAGGCGATTATGTAATGGTAAAGGTGAATAGTTGTACGAAGGGCACATTGCTGGGTACAATTGCAAATCAATAA
- a CDS encoding outer membrane beta-barrel protein, with translation MRSNFVLFTLLFVLFFFSKAVAQQTKKDGVIVGAVIDTSSQKAIMGATVAVIPYKDSSRQSVFLTDKNGGFTFNNLELGYYRLQITAVGFRTLTIDSIHLRTDRADFNFNDIPLSNQSVELAEVIIFVEKPLIESKDGNITFNVGESALSNGSNATELLKQTPLVTTDADGKISVRGKEPRILIDDKPVELNAQQLQDLLESMPGSMIEKIEVLTNPPPQYANEQGGVINIVTKKGRVGFGARVNIYAGTRGQTGVSTNFNYRKQGFAVNLNGGVAYNEFQSEGYSNRTNIYKDSSNQLNIINRSFNKSVRPSFRLNIDYELDKRNSFNFVAQYNQSNSNNTGFNRYTNLNRFEDISRLSERTVASEGSTRNPSINLSYTRKGKRPGEQLRILSAANFGWNQNVRNFFQEFLNADDTPNGIDSTQRQTNKTRSNGYSVTITYGRTLSNQKTSISTGVAYNRNNSHVLLNTEFMKKPENIFQKADLLSNDFKFHQDILSARLSMKHLFMPGFSFTAGSSFEQTNFLFELFRDNKTEYNRFFNILPFANLNRSWKNGTNLTFAYRRTIRRPGIGELNPAIDYGDPYNLRYGNPDLLPSQSHTFDLVGGKTKSKYFYNFSIGYNLVEDVFSQIRTLQTDGKTIVSWDNVSNRQEYETSTWAGLTISRKLRTNFSASYTYNKYGSFDKEVRKFRDGGSFTSNFSTNYNPTDLWTFTGAFSFNRFANPQGTVRSNVSMNMGVQYKLFKKKVIISVNATDPFIQQQNRVFTYGPNFNLESYSRTQTRNYRIALSYNFNKSSTVKRKTADVLKSIKK, from the coding sequence TTGCGTTCCAACTTCGTTCTCTTCACTCTACTGTTTGTTTTATTCTTTTTTTCAAAAGCTGTTGCTCAACAAACCAAAAAAGATGGTGTAATTGTGGGTGCAGTCATTGATACAAGTAGTCAAAAAGCAATCATGGGTGCCACTGTAGCCGTGATTCCCTACAAAGATTCCAGCCGGCAATCTGTTTTTTTAACTGACAAGAATGGCGGTTTCACTTTCAACAACCTTGAGCTGGGTTATTATCGATTACAGATCACTGCCGTGGGTTTTCGAACACTCACCATCGACAGTATTCATTTACGAACAGATCGAGCTGATTTCAATTTCAATGACATCCCTCTCAGCAATCAGTCGGTTGAGTTGGCCGAAGTGATCATTTTTGTAGAAAAGCCATTGATCGAATCAAAAGATGGCAACATCACCTTCAACGTGGGCGAAAGTGCTTTGAGCAACGGTAGCAACGCTACTGAACTCTTGAAACAAACGCCCCTCGTAACAACCGATGCTGATGGAAAAATTTCTGTGCGGGGAAAAGAGCCAAGAATTTTGATCGATGACAAACCGGTTGAGCTGAATGCCCAGCAATTGCAGGATCTGCTGGAAAGTATGCCCGGTAGTATGATCGAAAAAATTGAAGTACTTACCAATCCGCCACCACAATATGCCAACGAACAAGGTGGCGTAATCAACATTGTAACGAAAAAAGGAAGAGTAGGCTTTGGTGCACGTGTAAATATTTACGCAGGTACAAGAGGTCAAACAGGTGTAAGCACCAACTTTAACTACCGCAAACAAGGCTTTGCTGTTAACTTAAATGGAGGTGTTGCTTACAACGAATTTCAATCGGAGGGGTACAGTAACCGAACCAATATTTATAAAGATTCCAGCAACCAGTTAAACATTATCAACCGTTCATTTAATAAAAGTGTACGTCCCAGTTTCCGATTAAATATCGATTATGAACTCGACAAGCGGAACAGCTTCAACTTTGTGGCACAATACAATCAAAGCAACAGCAACAATACCGGCTTTAACCGTTACACCAACCTTAACCGTTTTGAAGATATTTCAAGATTGAGTGAGCGTACTGTTGCGTCGGAAGGAAGTACAAGAAATCCATCGATCAATCTCAGCTATACACGCAAAGGAAAACGTCCCGGCGAGCAACTACGCATTTTATCGGCTGCGAATTTTGGATGGAATCAAAATGTCCGGAATTTTTTCCAGGAGTTTTTAAATGCTGATGATACACCGAACGGCATAGACAGTACGCAACGGCAAACCAATAAAACAAGATCGAACGGATACAGCGTTACTATTACTTACGGCCGCACATTGAGTAATCAAAAAACAAGTATCTCAACGGGCGTGGCTTACAACCGGAACAACAGTCATGTTCTGTTAAATACCGAGTTCATGAAAAAACCGGAAAACATTTTTCAAAAAGCTGATTTGCTGAGTAATGATTTTAAGTTTCACCAGGATATACTGAGTGCCAGACTTTCGATGAAACATCTTTTTATGCCCGGCTTTTCATTTACTGCCGGCTCATCGTTTGAGCAAACCAATTTTCTGTTTGAATTATTCAGAGATAATAAAACGGAATACAATCGCTTTTTTAATATTCTTCCGTTTGCGAACCTCAACCGCAGTTGGAAGAACGGAACGAATTTAACGTTCGCCTATCGTCGCACAATTCGAAGGCCGGGCATTGGTGAATTGAACCCTGCCATTGATTATGGCGATCCATACAATTTGCGTTACGGCAATCCTGATCTGTTGCCTTCGCAATCGCACACATTCGATTTGGTGGGAGGTAAAACAAAGAGTAAATATTTTTACAACTTCAGTATTGGATACAATTTAGTGGAAGATGTATTCAGTCAGATACGCACGTTACAAACCGATGGTAAAACAATTGTATCATGGGACAATGTAAGCAACCGCCAGGAATATGAAACAAGCACATGGGCAGGTTTAACCATCAGCCGGAAATTACGAACCAATTTTAGTGCAAGCTACACGTACAACAAATATGGGAGCTTTGACAAAGAGGTAAGGAAGTTTCGTGACGGAGGTTCATTCACTTCAAACTTCAGCACCAATTATAATCCAACCGATCTGTGGACGTTTACAGGCGCATTTTCATTCAATCGATTTGCTAACCCACAGGGAACAGTACGGAGCAATGTTTCGATGAACATGGGTGTGCAATACAAACTGTTTAAAAAGAAAGTGATTATCAGCGTTAATGCAACTGATCCGTTCATTCAGCAACAGAACAGAGTGTTTACATACGGACCAAATTTCAATCTTGAAAGTTATAGCCGTACACAAACAAGAAATTATCGTATTGCACTCAGTTACAACTTCAACAAATCATCTACAGTAAAACGCAAAACTGCTGATGTGCTGAAGAGTATAAAAAAGTAA